CGTCATGCTCGGCGACTACGTCGCCGGTCATCACCACATCACGCGGCTCATTCCGGCCGCCGAATGGGCTGGGGTGCTGGCGGGTCTCAAGGCCCCGCTCGGCGTCCACGCCATCATGGGCAATCACGATTATTGGGAAGACAAGGCGGTGCAGCGGATCCTGCGCGGCCCGACAGCCGCCCATCGCGCGCTGGAAGCGGCCGGCATCCCCGTCTACGAGAACGATGCCGTGCGCCTCATCAAGAATGGCCGCCCGTTCTGGCTTGCCGGTCTCGGCGATCAACTCGCCTTCCTGCCGGCGGCGCGCCAGCGCGCGGTGCCACATTTCGGCGCCGATGATCTCCCGGCGACCCTCGCCAAGGTCACCGACGATGCGCCGGTCATTCTGCTCGCGCACGAGCCCAACATCGCGCTGCGCGTGCCCTCGCGTGTCGCGCTGCAACTCTCCGGCCATACCCATGGCGGCCAGGTCCGCGTGCTCGGCTGGTCGCCGGCGGTGCCGCCGCAGCATGGGGTGCGCCTTGCCTACGGTCATCTCAAGCTGAAATGCGACGTCATCATTTCCGGCGGCCTCGGCTGTAGTATCGTGCCGATGCGCGTCGGCGTTCCACCGGAGATCGTCGAGGTGACGTTGGGGCGGACGGTGCAGGGAACATCGTAGCCGCGCTTGCGCGGCCGGCCGAATTTGCGCAAAACGGGCCCCTCCACAGCGAAAAGGCTTGCGCAATGACTGCCCATCTCGACGGCGAGATCCGCGACGGCCGCCACCACATGCAGGTCCGCGTCTACTACGAGGACACGGATTTTTCCGGCATCGTCTATCACGCCAACTATCTGCGCTTCATGGAGCGCGGGCGCACCAACCATCTGCGGCTGATGGGCGCCGAGCAGCAGGCGCTGTTCGAGCAGGCCGAGACGGAAGATGCCGGCTTTGCCTTCGTGGTGCGCTCGATGCACCTGGATTTCCTGAAACCGGCGCGCATGGACGACGTGCTCGACATCGTGACCTGGCCGATCGCGGTGAAGGGTGCCTCGATCATGCTGGCGCAGGAGATCCGGCGCGGCGAGGCCGTGCTGGTCAAGGCCGAGGTGCGCGTCGCCTTCATCAGCGGCGGCCGCGCCCAGCCGATCCCGAAGTCGATCCGGAACCTGATGAAGGCCGATGTGATTTCGCAATGAGCCGATAGGGAAGGGGCCATCGACTTCCAGGCCCGCGGGCGTAGATTTGCCCGTCCCCAACCGATGAGGCCAGCCATGTCGCGTCCGCCGCTTCCGCCGTTCACGAGAGAGACCGCCGCGCAAAAGGCCCGCATGGCCGAGGACGCCTGGAATTCGCGCGACCCGCAGCGCGTCGCGCTCGCCTATACCGAGGATAGCCGCTGGCGCAATCGCTCGGAGGTGTTTGCGGGACGCGAGGCGATCGTCGCATTCCTGACGCGCAAATGGGCGAAGGAGCTCGACTACCGCCTGATCAAGGATCTCTGGGCCTTCGACGGCGACCGTATCGCTGTGCGTTTCCAGTACGAATGGCACGATGCGAGCGGCCAGTGGTATCGCTCCTACGGCAACGAGCAGTGGGAGTTCGACGCGCACGGCCTGATGAGGCGCCGCGAGGCCTCGATCAACGATATCGCGATCGCCGAGAGTGATCGCCGCTTCCACTGGCCCGCGCCGGGTCCGCGGCCCGCGGATGTGCCGGGCCTGGGGGACGATCCGTTTTAGGTTCGGTGGACTAACTCTTGCTCCTCATGGTGAGGAGCCGCGGAGCGGCGTCTCGAACCATGCAGGCCCCGCTGCTGCATCTTGGCCTCTATCCTTCGAGACGCGCGCAAGAGCGCGCTCCTCACAGCATGAGGAAATGGACTTTCGCGTCAGAAACCTCGTGATCGCGCCGCCCAGCTTCGCGCTGTCGAGTGGCTCGGTGAGTGAGGCCTTGGCGGTGGCGACGACGTTGTCCGGCGCGTGGCCTTCGCGGAGCTCGCAGCAGACTTGCGCGAAGCCCACGTCGAATTCCGGATGCGGCTGCACGGAGAGCGTCGTGCCGCCTTCGTAGAGCAGGCCGGCATGGGGCGCGAATTCCGAGTACAGGATCGTCCGCGCATCCCTTGGCGGCTCGATGACCTGGTCCTGGTGCGAGCAGGCGATGGCGAGCTGCTCGCCGCCGATGACGCCGTTGTTCGGGGCCACCTGATAGACGTGCCGGCCGATGCCCCAGCCCTTGTCCGACTTGTGCACGGTGCCGCCCAGCGCCTGCGCGATCAGTTGATGGCCGAAGCAGACCCCGACCATCGGCGTCTTGTTGGCATGCGCGGTGCGCACGAATTCTTCGAGCGGCGCGATCCAGTCGAGCCCATCATAGACGCCGGCCGCCGCGCCGGTGATCAGGATTGCCTCCAGCCCGCGCGCGTCGGGCAGCGCCTCGCCGTCGGGGATGCTCACGACATCGAACGTGCTGGAAGGATCTTCCGCGCGGATCATGCGCTCGAACATGTCCGGAAACGAGCCGTGGCGCTCGCGATGTTTGCGAGGGACGGCTCCGGTCTCGATGATGGTGATGCGTGCCATATGTCAAAGAATAGGAGGCGGCGCGTTGCGATGCAACTCAGCCGCAATCGCATAGGTGCTCGGCAAAATCGCGCGGCGCATTGCCATCGATGCATTCGCTGGCATACAAATTGCTGAACATTCGAGCCCAGCCTGTCGATCAGCACGGAGACATTTGGAATGCGTGAGGGAGCCGAAGTACGGCTTGCCGTTGATATCGGAGGAACGTTCACCGATATCGTGCTGGACGTGGGTTTGGATCGCAAGACGCGGAAGGTGCTGACGACGCCGGCGCGTCCCGAGCAGGCGGTGCTCGACGGCATTCGTCTTATTCTCAGCGACGCGCGTGCGCATATCAGTGATATCGATGTCTTCATCCACGGCACGACGCTGGCGACCAACGCCATCATTGAGCGCCGCGGCGCGAAAACCGCGCTGATCGCGACCGAAGGTTTTCGCGACGTGCTCGATATCGGCACCGAGAGCCGCTACGATCAATATGATCTCACCATCGACAAGCCGAAGCCGCTGGCGCCGCGTTCCCTGCGCTTCACCGTTCCCGAGCGCGTCGACGCGCATGGTGCGGTGCGGCTGCCGCTGGATGAGGCCGCTGTGCGCGCGCTGGCGCCGAGATTGCGTGCCCTGAATGTCGAAAGCGTTGCCATCGCCTTCCTGCATTCCTATGCCAATCCCGAGCATGAGCGGCGCACGGCCGCGATTCTCGCGCAGGAGATGCCCGGCATCTCCGTGACGATGTCTTCGGCGGTGTGTCCCGAGATCCGCGAATATGAGCGTACCTCGACCGCGGTCGCCAATGCCTATGTGCAGCCTTTGATCGACGGCTATCTTGTGCGCATGGCCGAGGCGCTGGAGGTCGAGCAGTTCCGCGGCGCGATCTACCTCGTCACCTCCGGCGGCGGCGTCACCTCGATCGAAACGGCGCGGCGCTTTCCGGTGCGCCTGGTCGAATCCGGTCCCGCAGGCGGGGCGATCTTCGCGGCGCAGATCGCGGCACGGTCAGGGGAGACCAAGGTGCTCTCCTTCGACATGGGCGGCACGACGGCAAAAATCTGCCTGATCGAAAACTATCAGCCGGAGACCTCGCGCGTGTTCGAGGTCGATCGTGCCGCGCGCTTCCTGAAAGGCTCGGGTCTGCCGGTGCGCATTCCCGTGATCGAGATGGTCGAGATCGGCGCCGGCGGCGGCTCGATCGCGCGGATCGACGCCATGAAACGCGTCACCGTCGGTCCCGAGAGTGCGTCGTCTGAGCCGGGCCCGGCCTGCTATGGCCGCGGCGGCACCCGTCCCGCCGTGACCGATGCGGACGTCGCGCTTGGCATGATCGATCCCGACGCCTTTGCCGGTGGCACGATCAAGCTCCACCCTGATCTGTCGAAACGGGCGCTGCTGCACGACGTCGGTGAGGCGCTGGGCCTCTCGGCGGAGAATGCCGCCTACGCGGTGCACGAGGTCGTCTGCGAGAACATGGCGAGCGCGGCGCGCGTGCACGCGGTCGAGCGTGGCGCGGTGGTTGGCCAGCATACGTTGATCGCCTTCGGCGGCGCCGCGCCGCTGCATGCGGCGCGCGTTGCCGAGAAGATCGGCGTCTCCCGGGTGATCGTGCCGTCGAATGCCGGCGTCGGCTCGGCCGTCGGATTTCTGGCCGCGCCCATCGCCTATGAGCTCGTGCGCAGCCGCCATGTCCGGCTTGACGATTTCGATACCGCGGCGGTCTCCGATCTCTTGCATGAGATGGCGACCGAGGCGCGCGCGCTGGTCGAGCCCGGTGCTGCCGGCGCGCCGGTGCGTGAGCGCCGCGCCGCCTTCATGCGCTATGTCGGCCAGGGCCACGAGATCACGGTCGAGCTGCCGAACCGGCCGCTGACCACGGCCGACCTCGTGGGCTTGCGAAAATCCTTCGAGACCGATTACGCGGCGATGTTCGAGCGTCCGATCCCGGGCGCTGCGATCGAGGTGCTGAGCTGGTCGGTGTTGGCTGCCACCGAGCCGCGCAATCCGCCGATCGTCGATGCGGTGGCGCGCAAGCCGGCCGGCAAGGCATCCGGCAGCCGCAAATTCTTCGACGGAAGGGCAGGGCGCCTGGTCGAAATCCCCTTGTACCGCCGCGAGGACATGGCGCCCGGCGCGACCATCGCCGGCCCCGCCGTGATCGCTGAAGACGAGACCTCGACTTTCGTCTCGACGAGTTTTGACGCCCACATTGACGGTGCCGGCAGCATCGTCATGGAACGGAAGGCGGCGTAACCATGAGTAGCGCAAGCACAAGCCTGATCGATCTTCAGATCATGTGGCACCGGCTGATCGCGGTGGTCGAGGAGCAGGCGCAGGTGCTGCTCCGCACCGCCTTCAGCCCGATCGTGCGCGAATGCGGCGATCTCTCTGCCGGCGTGTTCGACCTCAGGGGCCGCATGCTGGCGCAGGCCGTGACGGGCACGCCGGGGCACGTCAACTCGATGGCGGAATCGGTCAAGCACTTCATCGCGCATTTTCCGCTGGAGACGATGGAGGAGGGCGACGCCTACATCACCAACGATCCCTGGATGGGCACCGGCCATCTCAACGACTTCGTCGTCACCACGCCCTGCTTCAAGAACGGCAAGCTGGTCGCGCTGTTCTCCTGCACGAGCCACCTCATGGACATCGGCGGCATCGGCTTCGGCCCTGATGCCACCGACGTCTTCATGGAGGGGCTCTACATCCCCATGCTGAAGCTGATCGACCAGGGCGTCGTCAACAAGACGCTGATGGCGATGATCCGCACCAACACGCGGCTGCCGATCGATACCGAGGGGGACACCTATTCGCTCGCCGGTTGCAACGATGTCGGCTGCGAGCGCCTGGTCGAGATGATGACCGAGTTCGGCATCGACACGCTCGACGAACTCGGCGACTACATCTGCGACCGCTCGCGGGAGGCCGTGCTTTCCGAGATCGCGAAGCTGCCGAAGGGAAGCTGGCGCAACACCATGATCGTCGACGGCTATGACGCGCCGGTGACGCTATCGGCGATGCTGACGATCTCGGAGAACGGCATTCACGTCGATTTCACCGGCACCTCGCCGGCCTCGAAGTTCGGCATCAACGTGCCGCTCTCCTACACCACCGCCTACACGGTGTTCGGCCTCGGCTGCGTCGTCGCCTCGGAGATTCCAAACAATGCCGGCTCGCTCTCGCCGCTGACGGTGTCGGCGCCATCGGGCGCGATCCTCAATGCGCCGAAGCCGGCGCCGGTGGCCTCGCGCCACGTGATCGGCCAGATGCTGCCCGACGTCGTGTTCGGCTGCCTTCGCCATATCATCCCCGAGCGCGTGCCGGCCGAAGGCACCTCATGCCTGTGGAACCTCAACGTGCGCGGACAGACGCGCAGCGGTGCCGGCGGCAATTACGGGTTCTCGATGGCGGTGACCAGCAATGGCGGCACTGGCGCGCGATTTGCCAAGGACGGGCTGTCGGCAACCGCCTATCCGAGCGGGGTGCGCGGCACGCCGGTCGAGATCGCGGAGACGCAGACGCCGCTGATCTTCTGGCGCAAGGAGCTGCGCCCGGATTCCGGCGGCGCGGGTCGCACGCGCGGCGGTCTCGGCCAGATCATCGAGGTCGGCAGCGGTGTCGACGCGCCGTTCGACATTCTGGCGGCGTTCGATCGCATCGATCATCCGCCGCGCGGCCACGATGGCGGCCGTGATGGCGAGGCCGGCTATGTCGGCTTGAAGTCCGGCCAAAAACTGCGCGGCAAGGGCTTTCAGCAGGTGCCGCCGGAAGACCGCCTTGTGGTGCTGACGCCGGGCGGCGCCGGCATCGGCGATCCCCGGGAGCGCGAACGGACCAGCGTGCGGGAGGACGTCGAGAGCGGACTGGTGTCCGCGGACAATGCTGCCACGATCTACGGGCTCGAGGACGTGATGCCGAGGTTGAGCAGCGAGCCGAGGCCATAGGCTCCCACGGTGAATGCCATCGCGCCGAACGCGCCGAACGCGCCGATCGGGGCGACGCGCACGACGATGCGGATGATGCCGAAGAACATCTTTGCCGCCTCCTCGACGGCGTCGACGATCGGCTCGCCGGCCACATCACGCGCTCCCCCATCTGGCAAAGGCGATCGAAGCAGACTACATGCCTGGCCATGGCAAAACGTCCGCTCGAAGATTTCGTCGGCCGCTACCAGCGTCTCTTCGTTCTGACCGGGGCAGGCTGCAGCACCAATTCCGGCATTCCCGATTATCGCGACGACCACGGCAATTGGAAGCGAACCCAGCCGGTCAACTACCAGGCCTTCATGGGTGATACGCGCACGCGGCAGCGATATTGGGCGCGCAGCCTGATCGGCTGGCGGCGGTTCGGCCAGGCCATGCCGAACGACGCGCATCATGCGCTGGCTCGCCTCGAGGCGAATGGGCAGTGCGAGATGCTGCTGACCCAGAACGTCGACCGGTTGCATCAGTCCGCAGGCCACCGCCAGGTGATCGATCTGCACGGCCGGCTCGATCTCGTCCGCTGCATGGGCTGTGGCGAGAAGACACCGCGCGATGCGTTCCAGCGCTCCCTCGCCCGCGCGAATGCGGCCTGGCTCTCGTTCGAGGCCGCGGATGCGCCCGACGGCGATGCCGATCTCGAGCACGACGATTTTTCGTCGTTCAACGTGCCGGCTTGCCAATCCTGCGGTGGCATCCTCAAGCCCGATGTCGTGTTCTTCGGCGAGAGCGTGCCGCGCGAGGTCGTTGCATCCGCGCAAGAACATCTGGAGCAGGCCGACGCCATGCTGATCGTCGGCTCGTCGCTGATGGTCTATTCCGGCTTTCGCTTCGTACAGATGGCAGCGCGCAAAAGCATTCCGATTGCTGCCGTCAACCTCGGACGCACTCGCGCGGACGATCTGTTGACGCTGAAGGTCGAAGAGCGCTGCGAAGCTGCGCTTGCCTTCCTGCTGTGAGGCGAGCACGAACAGTCGTCTGCGTCGGGATGCATTGCACTGAATAGTCAGCGCAGCTGACATTCCACATTCGTGTTCCACGAAATTCCTTGATTGAACTCCGCGCGATCCGGCGTACTCTATGCCCGCGAGCGGGAGCAGCAGCCAATCCAACAGACCAACCTCCTTGAGCGATGGCGCCGAGAGAGATGGAAAGCTGGTACCGACTCATCTGAAGGAGACCAACCGACACCGAACCGGGCTGCAAGCGTCCGTCGCATGGACGTTCGTAAGACGCTGTCAAGAAACACACAATCGGGAGGAACTGCACATGAAGACGTGGTGGTGCTATTCTGGTCTGCCTCTTGTCGTTGGTGCGACACTCACCGTGTCGTCGGCCCTGGCTCAAACCGTGGACACTGCGCGCATCGAGGCTGCCGGCCAGAACGACTGGCTGACCTATCACGGTTCCTACAAGTCCTATCACTACAGCCCGCTGTCGCAGATCAACGCGGGCAATGTCGGCAATCTGAGCGTGGCCTGGATTCACATTCCCGGTCGCTCCACCCGCGGCCTGCAATCGATGCCGGTCGCCGCCGACGGCGTGCTCTACTACACGGGGTCCTACAGCCGGGTGTTCGCGCTCAATGGCGCGACCGGCGAAGTGATCTGGTCCTATTTCCCCGAACTCGACGAGGCGCTGATCGCGCGCCAGACTCATTCGCCGTACAATCGCGGCGTCGCACTCGGCGAGGGGAAGGTCTTCGTCGGCACGATGGACGGCCGCCTGTTCGGGCTGGATGCGAAGACGGGCAAGGTTCTCTGGGAAACCAAGCTGATCGATTCGCAGAAACTCACGGTCGGCTTCACCGGTGCGCCGCTCTATGCGAAGGGCACCGTGATCATCGGCGCGCAGGGCGGAGAGTGGCCGGGCCGCGGTCCGATCTTCGCCGTGGACGCGGCGACGGGCAAAAAGAAGTGGGAGTTCCTCACGGTCGCCGGTACCGATGATGCCATGAAGACCTGGGGCAACGATTCCTGGCGCACCGGCGGCGGCGGCGGCTGGATGCCCGGCACCTACGATTCCGAGACCAACACCGTCCTGTGGGGTACGGCGAATCCGGCCCCGCTCTACGACTGGTCGGGCCCAGACTTCAAGACGCAGGGCGCGCGTCCCGGCGACAATCTCTACACGAGCTCGGTGATCGGCCTCGACATCGATACCGGCAAGCTGAAGTTCTATCATCAGGAGCTGCCGCACGACGCCTGGGACTTCGACAGCGCGGTCGGCGAGTTCGTGATGCTCGAGCGCGACGGCCAGAAATACGTCGTTCATCCGAACAAGGGCGGCTTCGTCTTCGTCTACGACCGCAATCTTGGCCTGAAGAATGTCTGGCCGCTCGTCCAGAATATCAACTTCGTCAAGACGATCGACCCGAAGACGGGCGAGCTGATCGGCCGTCGCGACTTTTCCGTCGGCAAGGTCACCGAACCGCCGCTGTGCCCATATATTGGTGGCGGGATCAGCTGGAACTCCGGCTCGTACGACCCGAAAACGGGTCTCTACTACAAGCTCGGCCAGGAATGGTGCATGACGCTGGACGTCCAGAAGACGACTCCGGTCACCACACCCCAGGCCCAGCTCAACATTGGCGCCGATTTCAAAATGGCGCCTCCTCCGGGCGGCGAGATCTATGGCCATCTCGACGCGCGCGATCCCATCACGGGAGCGAAGAAATGGGAGGTGCGTTATCCCGAGCCGCCGCTCGGCAGCGTGCTGTCGACTGCGGGCAATCTCGTGTTCGTACCTGACTCCCGTGGGATCCTCCACGCCTACGATGCCGAGAACGGGGCGGAGTTGTGGAACCACTCCGACGGCACCGGTCACCAGGGCGGCATCATCAGCTACACCGCGAACGGCAAGCAATACATCGCGGTGACGGCCGGCTTTGGCGGCATGTTGTCGGACGACTACGCGCCGAACTTCGGCGGCGTCTACAAGAGCATGCCGCGCGACGACGGAGCGCTGATCGTCTACAGCCTGAAATAGTCTCGTCGCGAAACGAGCTGCCGGGGAGCGGGGCAAGCCTGCTCCTCGGTCCGTTGAAGTGCCGGTTTAGGAACTGGAGCGAGACGCCTTGAAACCGTTTGTGACCAGAATGGCCGCATTGCCGGTGGCAGTGCTGGTCGCATCATTGTTGGGTGCCGCCGCGATGCAGGCGCAATCTCCCACACCTGCTCCGGATAGCGAGACGTTGGATGTCGAGCAGTTGTTCGCGGGTACTTGCGGCTTTTGTCACTCCGACGGCGGCCGGGCCCCCGGCAGGGGTCCGCAACTGATGAACACGCAGCGAGACGACGATTTCATTCGCAACCGCATCAAGCACGGCAAGCAAGGCGCGATGCCGGCCTTCGACGGCGCTCTGACCGACGCGCAGATCGATCAGATCGTCACGTACATTCGCGCCCTGAAGCCGCGCCAGGGCTGAGCCGCGACGAGCCCGATCCCATCCACACGAGGCCTTCGGAATGAAGATGATCCTCTCGCTCATGATCGGTGCCGCCGTCGCACTATCTCCGCCGGCGCAGGCGCGACCCCTGGAAGCGATCCGCTCCTCCGGCGAGCTCGGGCTGTGCGCCAACCCCAACTCGCTTCCCTTCGCCAGCAAGGCCGGCGATCCGCCCGGATTTCAGGTCGAATTGGGACAGGCACTGGCGCGCGAGCTCGGCGTCTCGCTCAGGCTCGACTGGATCATCACCCAATATCAGATGCGCAGCGCCGCCTGCGATGTCCTTCTCGATGTCATCGCCGACCGTGAGGCGCAAGGCGAGACCCGTCTGCGCATATCGAAGCCGTATTACCGCACGGGCGTTGCGCTGGCCGTGCCATCGTCCAGCGCGCTCACCTCGTTCAAGAGCCTGAACGAGCACACCAAGGTCGGCGTGCAGGTCGGCTCCGTGGCCGCCATGATCATCGGCCAGCGGCGGGTG
This genomic interval from Bradyrhizobium sp. CB82 contains the following:
- a CDS encoding hydantoinase B/oxoprolinase family protein; this translates as MSSASTSLIDLQIMWHRLIAVVEEQAQVLLRTAFSPIVRECGDLSAGVFDLRGRMLAQAVTGTPGHVNSMAESVKHFIAHFPLETMEEGDAYITNDPWMGTGHLNDFVVTTPCFKNGKLVALFSCTSHLMDIGGIGFGPDATDVFMEGLYIPMLKLIDQGVVNKTLMAMIRTNTRLPIDTEGDTYSLAGCNDVGCERLVEMMTEFGIDTLDELGDYICDRSREAVLSEIAKLPKGSWRNTMIVDGYDAPVTLSAMLTISENGIHVDFTGTSPASKFGINVPLSYTTAYTVFGLGCVVASEIPNNAGSLSPLTVSAPSGAILNAPKPAPVASRHVIGQMLPDVVFGCLRHIIPERVPAEGTSCLWNLNVRGQTRSGAGGNYGFSMAVTSNGGTGARFAKDGLSATAYPSGVRGTPVEIAETQTPLIFWRKELRPDSGGAGRTRGGLGQIIEVGSGVDAPFDILAAFDRIDHPPRGHDGGRDGEAGYVGLKSGQKLRGKGFQQVPPEDRLVVLTPGGAGIGDPRERERTSVREDVESGLVSADNAATIYGLEDVMPRLSSEPRP
- a CDS encoding NAD-dependent protein deacetylase produces the protein MWQRRSKQTTCLAMAKRPLEDFVGRYQRLFVLTGAGCSTNSGIPDYRDDHGNWKRTQPVNYQAFMGDTRTRQRYWARSLIGWRRFGQAMPNDAHHALARLEANGQCEMLLTQNVDRLHQSAGHRQVIDLHGRLDLVRCMGCGEKTPRDAFQRSLARANAAWLSFEAADAPDGDADLEHDDFSSFNVPACQSCGGILKPDVVFFGESVPREVVASAQEHLEQADAMLIVGSSLMVYSGFRFVQMAARKSIPIAAVNLGRTRADDLLTLKVEERCEAALAFLL
- a CDS encoding nuclear transport factor 2 family protein, whose amino-acid sequence is MSRPPLPPFTRETAAQKARMAEDAWNSRDPQRVALAYTEDSRWRNRSEVFAGREAIVAFLTRKWAKELDYRLIKDLWAFDGDRIAVRFQYEWHDASGQWYRSYGNEQWEFDAHGLMRRREASINDIAIAESDRRFHWPAPGPRPADVPGLGDDPF
- the ybgC gene encoding tol-pal system-associated acyl-CoA thioesterase, with product MTAHLDGEIRDGRHHMQVRVYYEDTDFSGIVYHANYLRFMERGRTNHLRLMGAEQQALFEQAETEDAGFAFVVRSMHLDFLKPARMDDVLDIVTWPIAVKGASIMLAQEIRRGEAVLVKAEVRVAFISGGRAQPIPKSIRNLMKADVISQ
- a CDS encoding transporter substrate-binding domain-containing protein yields the protein MKMILSLMIGAAVALSPPAQARPLEAIRSSGELGLCANPNSLPFASKAGDPPGFQVELGQALARELGVSLRLDWIITQYQMRSAACDVLLDVIADREAQGETRLRISKPYYRTGVALAVPSSSALTSFKSLNEHTKVGVQVGSVAAMIIGQRRVPTSTFGFESDSLDALSNNELDAAAVTPTAASYFNLTHPEKPVRILDRDESVTNLNWNVAVGMVRPDDALRDAIDAAIDRLRGDGTIDRIYRRYGIVLDAPK
- a CDS encoding type 1 glutamine amidotransferase is translated as MARITIIETGAVPRKHRERHGSFPDMFERMIRAEDPSSTFDVVSIPDGEALPDARGLEAILITGAAAGVYDGLDWIAPLEEFVRTAHANKTPMVGVCFGHQLIAQALGGTVHKSDKGWGIGRHVYQVAPNNGVIGGEQLAIACSHQDQVIEPPRDARTILYSEFAPHAGLLYEGGTTLSVQPHPEFDVGFAQVCCELREGHAPDNVVATAKASLTEPLDSAKLGGAITRFLTRKSISSCCEERALARVSKDRGQDAAAGPAWFETPLRGSSP
- a CDS encoding PQQ-binding-like beta-propeller repeat protein, whose amino-acid sequence is MKTWWCYSGLPLVVGATLTVSSALAQTVDTARIEAAGQNDWLTYHGSYKSYHYSPLSQINAGNVGNLSVAWIHIPGRSTRGLQSMPVAADGVLYYTGSYSRVFALNGATGEVIWSYFPELDEALIARQTHSPYNRGVALGEGKVFVGTMDGRLFGLDAKTGKVLWETKLIDSQKLTVGFTGAPLYAKGTVIIGAQGGEWPGRGPIFAVDAATGKKKWEFLTVAGTDDAMKTWGNDSWRTGGGGGWMPGTYDSETNTVLWGTANPAPLYDWSGPDFKTQGARPGDNLYTSSVIGLDIDTGKLKFYHQELPHDAWDFDSAVGEFVMLERDGQKYVVHPNKGGFVFVYDRNLGLKNVWPLVQNINFVKTIDPKTGELIGRRDFSVGKVTEPPLCPYIGGGISWNSGSYDPKTGLYYKLGQEWCMTLDVQKTTPVTTPQAQLNIGADFKMAPPPGGEIYGHLDARDPITGAKKWEVRYPEPPLGSVLSTAGNLVFVPDSRGILHAYDAENGAELWNHSDGTGHQGGIISYTANGKQYIAVTAGFGGMLSDDYAPNFGGVYKSMPRDDGALIVYSLK
- a CDS encoding metallophosphoesterase; translated protein: MISRRAFFRSIGGLSAAGISTAAYGVGVEPERLRITRYHPMPKQWPADFPLRIAVVADIHACEPWMSLDRIQGIVEHTNALNADLIVMLGDYVAGHHHITRLIPAAEWAGVLAGLKAPLGVHAIMGNHDYWEDKAVQRILRGPTAAHRALEAAGIPVYENDAVRLIKNGRPFWLAGLGDQLAFLPAARQRAVPHFGADDLPATLAKVTDDAPVILLAHEPNIALRVPSRVALQLSGHTHGGQVRVLGWSPAVPPQHGVRLAYGHLKLKCDVIISGGLGCSIVPMRVGVPPEIVEVTLGRTVQGTS
- a CDS encoding hydantoinase/oxoprolinase family protein gives rise to the protein MREGAEVRLAVDIGGTFTDIVLDVGLDRKTRKVLTTPARPEQAVLDGIRLILSDARAHISDIDVFIHGTTLATNAIIERRGAKTALIATEGFRDVLDIGTESRYDQYDLTIDKPKPLAPRSLRFTVPERVDAHGAVRLPLDEAAVRALAPRLRALNVESVAIAFLHSYANPEHERRTAAILAQEMPGISVTMSSAVCPEIREYERTSTAVANAYVQPLIDGYLVRMAEALEVEQFRGAIYLVTSGGGVTSIETARRFPVRLVESGPAGGAIFAAQIAARSGETKVLSFDMGGTTAKICLIENYQPETSRVFEVDRAARFLKGSGLPVRIPVIEMVEIGAGGGSIARIDAMKRVTVGPESASSEPGPACYGRGGTRPAVTDADVALGMIDPDAFAGGTIKLHPDLSKRALLHDVGEALGLSAENAAYAVHEVVCENMASAARVHAVERGAVVGQHTLIAFGGAAPLHAARVAEKIGVSRVIVPSNAGVGSAVGFLAAPIAYELVRSRHVRLDDFDTAAVSDLLHEMATEARALVEPGAAGAPVRERRAAFMRYVGQGHEITVELPNRPLTTADLVGLRKSFETDYAAMFERPIPGAAIEVLSWSVLAATEPRNPPIVDAVARKPAGKASGSRKFFDGRAGRLVEIPLYRREDMAPGATIAGPAVIAEDETSTFVSTSFDAHIDGAGSIVMERKAA
- a CDS encoding cytochrome c, giving the protein MKPFVTRMAALPVAVLVASLLGAAAMQAQSPTPAPDSETLDVEQLFAGTCGFCHSDGGRAPGRGPQLMNTQRDDDFIRNRIKHGKQGAMPAFDGALTDAQIDQIVTYIRALKPRQG